The following are encoded in a window of Prochlorococcus marinus str. MIT 1013 genomic DNA:
- a CDS encoding high light inducible protein, with amino-acid sequence MIDPPVVPKRKLPRYGFHTHTERVNGRWAMIGFIALVLLEFKLGHGLINW; translated from the coding sequence ATGATTGATCCACCTGTTGTTCCAAAGCGTAAATTACCTCGGTATGGCTTTCATACACATACCGAACGTGTTAATGGTAGATGGGCAATGATTGGTTTTATTGCATTAGTTCTTTTAGAATTTAAACTTGGACATGGCTTGATTAATTGGTGA
- a CDS encoding DNA-directed RNA polymerase subunit beta', with the protein MTSSSPKTRKSSAKSKAKRGSKSKKAAAMKVVPKLSKTPPPFRNKVVDKKGLKTLVAWAFKHHGTAATAAMADNLKDLGFRYATQAAVSISVDDLKVPEAKQDLLGQAEEQITATEECYRLGEITEVERHTKVIDTWTETNERLVDAVKKNFNQNDPLNSVWMMANSGARGNMSQVRQLVGMRGLMANPQGEIIDLPIRTNFREGLTVTEYVISSYGARKGLVDTALRTADSGYLTRRLVDVAQDVIVREEDCGTTRSILINAEDEKFGNRLVGRLTAEQVVNANQETLAERDTPIDPQLSKKFEQSNLQGVRVRSPLTCEATRSVCRKCYGWALAHNQLVDLGEAVGIVAAQSIGEPGTQLTMRTFHTGGVSTAETGVVRSTVSGKVEFGSKSRVRGYRTPHGVEAQQAEVDFSLSIVPATGGKSQKIDIPIGSLLFVDNNQDIDVDVTVAQIASGTVQKSVEKATKDVICDLAGQVRHETIIQPREVTDRQGNITLKAQRLGRLWVLAGDVYNLPPNAMPVVSGNVSVNKGQVLAEASQASEFGGEVRLRDSIGDSREVQIVTTSMTLKDFKLLEESTHSGEIWHLEAKDNTRYRLNTIPGSKIGNNEVIAELSDDRFKTETGGLVKYAPGLTIKKARSAKNGYEVSKGGTLLWIPQETHEINKDISLLMIKDRQWIEAGTEVVKDIFSQTAGIVTVTQKNDILREIIVRSGTFKLCKESKALDRFEGDGQIVNPGESIAKGIKTDSMVMVQSVETPEGKGLLLRPVEEFTIPDQAQLPELDHVKQPKGPSLGIKASQRLAFKDGELIKSVEGIELLKTQLILETFDTTPQMTVDVEVFEDSSSKSINRLKLVILESILVRRDTTSDSSHGSTHTELQIENAQLVLAGDVVATTQILCKQEGIVQLPDAIDGDPVRRLIVERDEDTITIDSKGTTLLKVGQRVVDGDLVSKDQPIGACGEIEKIDGKKIKLRLGRPYMVSPDSVLHVRDGDLVQRGDGLALLVFERQKTGDIVQGLPRIEELLEARRPRDSAILCKKSGTVDIKQGDEDDSLVVSIIEDDDVISEYPILLGRNVMVRNSQQVVAGEFLTDGPVNPHELLECFFADLRDKKPLMDAAQEAIAKLQHRMVSEVQNVYKSQGVAIDDKHIEVIVRQMTSKVRIEDAGDTTFLPGELIELRQVEDTNQAISITGGAPSEFTPVLLGITKASLNTDSFISAASFQETTRVLTEAAIEGKSDWLRGLKENVIIGRLIPAGTGFSGFVEELNDEAGPHPDILAEDPAGYRRIQNLRPDYTVDMPSSPVAKNTAVLDDPSEEDLEATRSRHGIDPAMSNFAAFARPTGDDDSPEDQMPDPAALEGLQEEGLLSDE; encoded by the coding sequence ATGACTTCCTCCTCTCCTAAAACTCGTAAATCCTCCGCTAAATCAAAAGCAAAAAGAGGTTCCAAATCAAAGAAAGCAGCAGCGATGAAAGTTGTGCCAAAACTTTCTAAAACTCCTCCACCTTTTAGAAATAAAGTAGTTGATAAGAAAGGTTTGAAAACTTTAGTGGCATGGGCTTTTAAGCATCATGGAACCGCTGCAACTGCTGCTATGGCGGATAATTTGAAGGACCTAGGTTTTAGGTATGCAACCCAGGCAGCAGTTTCAATTTCTGTTGATGATTTAAAGGTTCCAGAAGCTAAGCAAGATTTACTTGGTCAGGCAGAAGAACAAATAACTGCTACAGAGGAATGCTATAGATTAGGAGAAATCACTGAGGTTGAGAGGCATACAAAAGTCATAGACACTTGGACAGAGACTAATGAAAGATTGGTTGATGCTGTTAAAAAGAATTTCAATCAAAACGATCCATTGAATTCAGTATGGATGATGGCAAATTCTGGAGCGAGAGGAAATATGTCTCAGGTTCGTCAGCTAGTTGGGATGAGAGGGTTAATGGCAAATCCCCAAGGTGAGATTATTGACTTACCCATACGAACTAATTTTAGAGAAGGTCTTACAGTAACTGAATATGTTATATCTTCTTATGGAGCACGAAAAGGTCTTGTTGACACTGCTCTACGAACAGCTGACTCTGGATATTTAACTAGACGCTTAGTTGATGTCGCTCAAGATGTAATTGTTAGAGAAGAAGATTGTGGTACGACTAGATCAATTTTAATAAACGCAGAGGATGAAAAGTTTGGTAATAGGCTCGTTGGACGATTGACAGCCGAACAAGTAGTTAATGCTAATCAGGAAACTTTAGCTGAAAGAGATACTCCTATTGACCCACAGCTATCGAAGAAATTTGAGCAATCAAATCTTCAAGGTGTAAGGGTTAGGTCTCCGCTAACATGTGAGGCGACTAGGTCAGTGTGTCGTAAATGTTATGGATGGGCCCTCGCTCACAACCAACTAGTTGATTTAGGGGAAGCAGTTGGTATTGTTGCCGCTCAATCTATTGGAGAGCCAGGTACTCAATTAACAATGAGGACTTTCCACACCGGTGGTGTTTCAACAGCAGAGACTGGTGTGGTTCGCTCTACAGTCTCAGGGAAAGTAGAATTTGGTTCAAAGTCTCGAGTTAGAGGCTATAGAACACCACATGGTGTTGAGGCTCAGCAAGCAGAGGTTGATTTTAGCCTTAGCATTGTTCCTGCGACTGGTGGCAAGTCTCAGAAAATTGATATACCTATTGGATCTCTACTTTTTGTAGATAATAATCAAGATATAGATGTAGACGTTACTGTCGCTCAAATTGCTAGTGGGACTGTACAAAAAAGTGTTGAAAAAGCTACTAAAGATGTTATCTGTGATTTAGCAGGACAAGTAAGGCATGAAACAATTATCCAACCTAGAGAAGTTACAGATAGACAAGGTAATATAACTCTTAAAGCTCAACGACTTGGTAGACTTTGGGTTCTAGCAGGAGACGTATATAACTTGCCCCCCAATGCTATGCCAGTTGTATCTGGAAATGTTTCTGTAAATAAAGGACAAGTTTTAGCTGAAGCGAGCCAGGCAAGCGAGTTTGGAGGTGAAGTAAGACTTAGAGACTCTATTGGTGATTCCAGAGAAGTTCAAATAGTAACTACGTCTATGACGTTAAAGGATTTTAAATTGCTAGAAGAGTCGACTCACTCAGGTGAGATATGGCATCTTGAAGCAAAAGATAATACTCGTTATAGATTAAATACTATTCCTGGAAGTAAAATTGGAAATAACGAAGTAATAGCTGAGTTATCAGACGATCGTTTTAAAACTGAAACTGGAGGCCTGGTTAAGTATGCTCCTGGGCTAACAATTAAAAAAGCTCGTTCGGCAAAGAATGGTTATGAGGTTAGTAAAGGTGGAACTCTTTTATGGATTCCCCAAGAAACTCATGAAATAAATAAAGATATTTCATTGTTGATGATTAAAGATCGTCAATGGATAGAGGCAGGCACAGAAGTTGTTAAAGATATTTTTAGTCAAACTGCTGGAATAGTTACTGTCACTCAGAAAAATGATATTCTTAGAGAAATCATAGTTAGAAGTGGTACTTTCAAGCTATGCAAAGAAAGTAAAGCACTTGATAGATTTGAGGGTGATGGGCAAATAGTTAACCCTGGTGAAAGCATCGCGAAAGGTATTAAGACTGATTCAATGGTTATGGTTCAATCAGTTGAAACCCCTGAAGGTAAAGGTCTTTTATTGAGACCTGTAGAGGAATTTACTATTCCTGACCAAGCACAACTGCCTGAATTGGATCATGTTAAACAACCCAAAGGCCCATCATTAGGAATTAAAGCATCTCAAAGACTTGCTTTTAAGGATGGTGAGCTTATTAAATCTGTTGAAGGTATCGAATTGCTTAAGACTCAACTGATACTTGAGACATTTGATACAACACCCCAGATGACAGTAGACGTAGAGGTTTTTGAAGACTCCAGTTCAAAGAGTATTAATAGGTTAAAACTAGTTATTCTTGAAAGTATCTTAGTTAGAAGGGATACCACATCTGATTCAAGCCATGGTTCAACACATACTGAATTACAGATTGAGAACGCTCAATTAGTCTTAGCTGGAGATGTTGTTGCTACAACTCAGATATTATGTAAGCAAGAGGGGATTGTTCAACTTCCTGACGCTATTGACGGTGATCCTGTTCGTCGACTTATCGTTGAAAGGGATGAAGATACAATAACCATTGACTCCAAAGGAACTACTCTTTTGAAAGTAGGGCAAAGAGTAGTGGATGGAGACTTAGTTTCAAAAGACCAACCAATAGGTGCTTGTGGGGAAATAGAGAAAATTGATGGAAAGAAAATCAAGTTGCGTCTGGGTAGACCTTATATGGTCTCACCAGACTCAGTCCTTCATGTTCGTGATGGGGATCTTGTACAAAGAGGTGATGGCTTAGCTTTATTGGTTTTTGAAAGGCAAAAAACAGGTGATATAGTCCAAGGATTGCCAAGGATCGAAGAGTTACTTGAAGCTCGTAGACCTAGGGATTCAGCAATCCTATGTAAAAAGTCAGGAACGGTAGATATCAAACAAGGAGATGAAGATGATTCTTTAGTTGTATCTATTATTGAAGATGATGACGTGATATCCGAATATCCAATTCTGTTAGGACGCAATGTAATGGTTAGAAATAGCCAACAAGTTGTAGCTGGAGAGTTCTTGACTGATGGTCCAGTAAATCCTCATGAGCTTTTGGAGTGTTTCTTTGCAGACTTGCGTGATAAAAAACCTCTAATGGATGCTGCTCAGGAAGCAATAGCTAAGCTTCAGCATAGGATGGTAAGTGAAGTTCAAAATGTTTATAAATCTCAGGGAGTAGCTATAGACGATAAACACATAGAGGTAATAGTTCGTCAGATGACCAGTAAAGTTCGAATAGAAGATGCGGGAGACACAACATTTTTACCTGGAGAATTGATAGAACTAAGACAAGTTGAAGACACAAATCAGGCTATATCTATTACTGGAGGAGCTCCTTCAGAATTCACTCCTGTTTTACTTGGTATTACAAAAGCATCTCTTAATACTGATAGCTTTATTTCAGCTGCCTCATTCCAAGAAACAACTAGAGTCCTCACCGAGGCGGCTATTGAAGGGAAGTCTGATTGGCTTCGTGGACTTAAAGAAAATGTAATTATTGGTCGCCTGATACCAGCCGGTACAGGTTTTAGTGGCTTTGTTGAAGAATTAAATGATGAAGCAGGTCCTCATCCAGATATTCTGGCAGAAGATCCAGCTGGCTATCGAAGGATACAAAACCTTAGACCTGACTATACTGTCGACATGCCTTCTTCCCCAGTCGCTAAGAATACTGCTGTTTTGGATGATCCTAGTGAAGAGGATTTGGAGGCAACCAGAAGTAGACATGGAATCGATCCTGCTATGAGTAATTTTGCTGCCTTTGCTCGCCCAACTGGTGATGATGATTCACCTGAGGACCAAATGCCAGACCCTGCTGCGCTGGAGGGGTTGCAAGAAGAAGGTTTACTTTCAGATGAATAA
- a CDS encoding DNA-directed RNA polymerase subunit gamma gives MTNSNLRTENHFDYVKIKLASPERVMEWGQRTLPNGQVVGEVTKPETINYRTLKPEMDGLFCEKIFGPSKDWECHCGKYKRVRHRGIVCERCGVEVTESRVRRHRMGFIKLAAPVSHVWYLKGIPSYVAILLDMPLRDVEQIVYFNCYVVLDIGDSKDLKYKQLLTEDEWLEIEDEIYAEDSTIENEPIVGIGAEALKQLLEDLDLKEVAEQLREEISTSKGQKRAKLIKRLRVIDNFIATSASPEWMVLDAIPVIPPDLRPMVQLDGGRFATSDLNDLYRRVINRNNRLARLQEILAPEIIVRNEKRMLQEAVDALIDNGRRGRTVVGANNRALKSLSDIIEGKQGRFRQNLLGKRVDYSGRSVIVVGPKLKMHQCGLPKEMAIELFQPFVIHRLIRQNIVNNIKAAKKLIQKADDEVMQVLQEVIDGHPILLNRAPTLHRLGIQAFEPKLVAGRAIQLHPLVCPAFNADFDGDQMAVHVPLAIEAQTEARMLMLASNNILSPATGDPIVTPSQDMVLGSYYLTAIQPHAIQPKFGDYSHTYASLEDVLQALEDKRIDLHDWVWVRFSGEIEDDDELQKPRKSETLKDGTRIEEWTYRRDRLDEDGSLISRYILTTVGRVVMNHTIIDAVAATS, from the coding sequence ATGACTAATAGCAATCTACGTACGGAAAATCATTTTGATTACGTCAAAATCAAACTAGCATCTCCTGAAAGAGTGATGGAATGGGGGCAAAGAACTTTGCCCAATGGCCAAGTTGTAGGGGAAGTGACCAAGCCTGAAACAATAAATTATCGAACATTGAAGCCGGAGATGGATGGATTATTTTGTGAGAAAATTTTTGGCCCATCTAAGGATTGGGAGTGTCATTGTGGAAAATACAAGAGAGTGAGACATCGTGGAATTGTTTGTGAAAGGTGTGGTGTTGAAGTAACAGAGAGTCGGGTACGAAGGCATCGAATGGGATTTATTAAATTAGCAGCTCCTGTATCTCATGTTTGGTATCTAAAAGGTATTCCTAGCTATGTAGCTATTTTATTAGACATGCCTCTTAGAGATGTCGAGCAGATTGTTTATTTTAATTGCTATGTTGTCTTAGATATAGGAGATAGTAAGGACCTCAAATATAAACAGCTACTAACTGAAGATGAATGGCTTGAGATTGAAGACGAGATTTATGCTGAAGATTCAACTATCGAGAATGAACCTATTGTGGGTATAGGTGCAGAGGCCTTAAAGCAATTACTTGAAGACTTAGACTTAAAAGAAGTTGCCGAGCAATTGCGAGAAGAAATTTCAACAAGTAAAGGCCAAAAAAGGGCTAAACTTATCAAAAGGTTGAGGGTGATAGATAATTTTATTGCTACAAGTGCTAGTCCTGAGTGGATGGTTTTAGATGCGATACCTGTAATACCTCCTGATTTGAGACCTATGGTCCAATTAGATGGAGGGAGATTCGCAACTTCAGATTTAAATGACCTATATAGAAGAGTTATTAACAGGAACAACCGTCTTGCTCGTCTTCAAGAAATCTTAGCACCAGAAATAATAGTAAGAAATGAAAAAAGGATGCTACAAGAGGCTGTAGATGCACTTATTGATAATGGAAGAAGAGGAAGAACTGTTGTTGGTGCAAATAATCGTGCGTTGAAATCTTTAAGTGATATTATCGAGGGTAAGCAAGGCAGATTTCGTCAGAACTTACTTGGTAAAAGAGTTGATTATTCTGGTCGTTCAGTAATAGTAGTTGGCCCTAAGTTAAAAATGCATCAATGTGGATTGCCAAAAGAAATGGCAATAGAGCTTTTTCAACCTTTCGTAATTCACAGATTGATACGTCAGAATATTGTCAATAATATTAAAGCAGCAAAGAAATTGATACAGAAAGCTGACGATGAAGTTATGCAGGTACTACAGGAAGTCATAGATGGTCATCCTATCCTTCTCAACCGTGCCCCAACTTTGCACCGATTAGGCATTCAAGCTTTTGAGCCTAAATTAGTCGCTGGCCGAGCTATTCAGTTACATCCATTGGTATGCCCAGCTTTTAATGCTGATTTTGATGGAGATCAAATGGCTGTTCATGTGCCCTTAGCTATTGAGGCTCAAACTGAGGCAAGGATGTTGATGTTAGCCAGTAATAATATTCTTTCCCCTGCAACTGGTGATCCTATTGTTACTCCCTCTCAAGATATGGTTTTAGGTTCCTATTACCTAACTGCAATTCAGCCTCACGCAATTCAACCTAAGTTTGGAGATTATTCACACACATACGCGTCACTTGAAGACGTTTTACAAGCTCTAGAAGATAAAAGAATAGACTTACATGATTGGGTTTGGGTTAGATTCTCTGGTGAAATTGAAGATGACGATGAGCTTCAGAAACCAAGAAAGTCGGAGACTTTGAAAGATGGCACTCGTATTGAGGAATGGACATACAGACGCGACCGATTAGATGAAGACGGCAGTTTGATTAGCCGATATATTTTGACTACAGTTGGTCGGGTAGTAATGAATCATACGATTATTGATGCTGTAGCAGCCACCTCATAA
- the rlmN gene encoding 23S rRNA (adenine(2503)-C(2))-methyltransferase RlmN has translation MTKLLQLSSNSPLLGLSSEDLEEFARQEGEQPFRGRQIHEWIYQRGAKSLDSITVLPKKWRDSLENKGINIGRLNEVDRVVAADETLKLLMGTFDGEIIETVGIPTDKRLTVCVSSQIGCPMGCKFCATGKGGLNRSLNVNEIVDQVISVRETMNRRPTHVVFMGMGEPLLNIRNVLDSIECLTNDIGIGQRKITLSTVGIPDTLPDLAKLAKEHLGRVKFTLAVSLHAPNQKLREVIIPSASSYPLTSLLNDCKKYIELTGRRVSFEYILLGGFNDKDIHAEQLANLMRGFQSHVNLIAYNPIAEENFQRPNQARVDSFRELLENMGVAVSVRASRGRDKDAACGQLRRQTIDKININ, from the coding sequence GTGACAAAACTTCTCCAACTATCAAGTAATTCACCTTTGCTTGGCTTAAGTTCGGAAGATCTTGAAGAATTTGCTCGTCAGGAAGGTGAACAACCTTTTCGTGGTAGGCAAATTCATGAATGGATTTATCAAAGAGGGGCAAAAAGCTTAGATTCCATAACTGTTCTTCCAAAGAAATGGCGAGATTCATTAGAAAATAAAGGAATAAATATTGGAAGACTTAATGAAGTCGACAGAGTTGTTGCAGCAGATGAGACATTAAAATTATTGATGGGGACTTTTGATGGTGAGATTATAGAAACAGTAGGGATACCAACTGACAAAAGACTTACCGTTTGTGTTTCAAGTCAAATAGGCTGTCCCATGGGTTGCAAGTTTTGTGCGACTGGGAAGGGTGGGCTTAATAGATCTCTTAATGTGAATGAGATAGTTGATCAAGTTATTAGTGTTAGAGAAACAATGAATAGGAGGCCTACTCATGTTGTTTTCATGGGTATGGGAGAGCCACTTCTAAATATTCGAAATGTTTTAGACTCTATTGAATGCCTCACGAATGATATTGGTATTGGTCAAAGGAAGATAACTCTTAGTACTGTAGGTATACCTGATACTCTCCCAGATTTAGCAAAATTAGCTAAAGAGCATTTAGGAAGAGTTAAATTCACCCTTGCTGTCAGCCTGCATGCACCTAATCAGAAGTTGCGTGAAGTAATAATTCCTTCGGCCAGTTCTTATCCACTTACTTCATTGCTCAACGACTGCAAAAAATATATAGAACTTACTGGTAGACGTGTGAGTTTTGAATATATTCTACTTGGAGGTTTCAATGATAAAGATATTCACGCAGAACAATTAGCTAATCTGATGAGAGGATTTCAGAGCCATGTTAATTTGATAGCTTATAACCCCATTGCTGAAGAAAACTTTCAACGACCAAACCAAGCTAGGGTTGATAGCTTTAGAGAACTATTAGAAAATATGGGAGTAGCTGTAAGTGTTCGCGCAAGTAGAGGTAGAGACAAAGACGCTGCATGTGGACAATTAAGAAGGCAAACAATAGATAAAATAAATATTAATTAA
- the rpoB gene encoding DNA-directed RNA polymerase subunit beta, whose translation MSRSAIQVAKAATYLPDLVEVQRSSFKWFLDKGLIEELDNFSPITDYTGKLELHFIGAEYKLKRPRHDVEEAKRRDATFASQMYVTCRLVNKETGEIKEQEVFIGELPLMTERGTFIINGAERVIVNQIVRSPGVYFKDEQDKNGRRTYNASVIPNRGAWLKFETDKNDLLHVRVDKTRKINAHVLMRAMGLSDNDVIDKLRHPEFYKKSIDAANEEGISSEDQALLELYKKLRPGEPPSVSGGQQLLQTRFFDPKRYDLGRVGRYKINKKLRLTIPDNVRTLTNEDVLSTLDYLINLELDVGGATLDDIDHLGNRRVRSVGELLQNQVRVGLNRLERIIKERMTVGETDSLTPAQLVNPKPLVAAIKEFFGSSQLSQFMDQTNPLAELTHKRRISALGPGGLTRERAGFAVRDIHPSHYGRLCPIETPEGPNAGLINSLATHARVNEYGFIETPFWKVENGRLIKEGDPIYLSADLEDECRVAPGDVATDKEGKILAELVPVRYRQDFETVSPEQVDYVQLSPVQVISVAASLIPFLEHDDANRALMGSNMQRQAVPLLRPERPLVGTGLETQVARDSGMVPISKVNGTVTYVDANAIVVTDEEGNEHTHYLQKYQRSNQDTCLNHRPIVFNGDPVIVGQVLADGSACEGGEIALGQNVLIAYMPWEGYNYEDAILVSERLVKDDLYTSVHIEKYEIEARQTKLGPEEITREIPNVSEESLGNLDEMGIIRIGAFVESGDILVGKVTPKGESDQPPEEKLLRAIFGEKARDVRDNSLRVPSTERGRVVDVRIYTREQGDELPPGANMVVRVYVAQRRKIQVGDKMAGRHGNKGIISRILPREDMPYLPDGTPVDICLNPLGVPSRMNVGQVFELLMGWAASNLDCRVKIVPFDEMYGPEMSNQTVQAYLKKAAKQPGKSWTYNPEDPGKLLLTDGRTGEPFDQPVAVGYAHFLKLVHLVDDKIHARSTGPYSLVTQQPLGGKAQQGGQRLGEMEVWALEAYGAAYTLQELLTVKSDDMQGRNEALNSIVKGKPIPRPGTPESFKVLMRELQSLGLDIGVYTDDGKEVDLMQDVNPRRSTPSRPTYESLGKEYEE comes from the coding sequence ATGAGCAGAAGCGCGATTCAGGTAGCCAAAGCAGCTACATATCTGCCTGATTTGGTTGAGGTTCAAAGATCAAGTTTTAAGTGGTTTTTGGATAAAGGCTTAATAGAAGAACTAGACAATTTCTCTCCCATTACTGACTATACCGGTAAGCTTGAACTACATTTTATAGGAGCAGAATATAAGCTTAAGCGTCCTAGGCATGATGTAGAAGAAGCAAAAAGAAGAGATGCAACTTTTGCCTCTCAAATGTATGTAACTTGTCGTTTAGTTAACAAAGAAACTGGAGAGATTAAAGAACAAGAAGTTTTCATAGGTGAACTACCTTTAATGACTGAACGTGGAACTTTTATAATTAATGGAGCTGAGAGAGTAATAGTCAATCAAATAGTTCGTAGTCCAGGAGTTTATTTTAAAGATGAGCAAGATAAAAATGGTAGAAGAACCTACAATGCAAGCGTTATTCCTAATCGCGGAGCATGGTTAAAGTTTGAAACTGATAAAAATGATTTACTACATGTTCGTGTCGATAAAACACGAAAAATAAATGCTCATGTCTTAATGAGGGCAATGGGTTTATCCGATAATGATGTAATAGATAAATTACGGCATCCTGAGTTTTATAAAAAGTCAATTGATGCGGCAAATGAAGAAGGCATAAGTTCAGAAGACCAAGCTTTGTTAGAACTTTATAAAAAGTTAAGGCCCGGCGAGCCTCCTTCAGTTAGTGGTGGTCAACAGCTACTCCAAACAAGATTTTTTGATCCAAAACGATATGACTTAGGAAGAGTTGGTAGATATAAAATAAATAAGAAATTACGCTTAACTATTCCTGACAATGTAAGAACACTTACGAACGAAGATGTTCTTTCTACTTTAGATTATTTAATCAATTTAGAATTAGATGTTGGTGGGGCAACTCTGGATGATATTGATCATTTAGGTAATAGAAGAGTTAGGTCAGTCGGTGAACTTTTACAAAATCAAGTACGAGTTGGTTTAAACAGACTTGAAAGGATAATTAAAGAGAGGATGACCGTTGGGGAAACAGATTCACTTACTCCAGCACAATTAGTAAATCCAAAACCTTTAGTTGCAGCAATAAAAGAATTTTTTGGCTCAAGTCAACTAAGTCAATTTATGGATCAAACCAATCCATTAGCTGAACTAACTCACAAAAGGCGAATCTCTGCTTTGGGGCCAGGGGGGTTGACACGGGAAAGAGCTGGTTTTGCAGTTAGGGATATTCATCCATCTCATTATGGAAGACTTTGTCCAATTGAAACTCCTGAAGGACCAAATGCAGGTCTGATTAATTCTTTAGCAACTCATGCAAGAGTCAATGAATATGGTTTTATTGAGACACCATTTTGGAAGGTTGAAAATGGACGATTAATTAAAGAAGGAGATCCTATTTATCTGTCTGCAGATTTAGAAGATGAGTGTAGGGTTGCTCCTGGAGATGTAGCTACAGACAAAGAAGGAAAAATATTGGCAGAACTTGTTCCAGTTAGGTATCGACAAGACTTTGAAACGGTTTCTCCTGAACAAGTTGATTATGTCCAACTATCACCTGTTCAGGTTATCTCTGTAGCGGCATCGTTAATTCCATTTTTGGAACACGATGATGCTAATAGAGCTTTGATGGGGTCAAACATGCAAAGACAAGCAGTTCCTCTTTTGCGGCCAGAAAGGCCTCTGGTTGGAACTGGTTTGGAGACTCAAGTCGCTAGAGACTCTGGCATGGTTCCCATCTCAAAAGTAAATGGAACCGTAACTTATGTGGATGCGAACGCAATTGTTGTAACTGATGAGGAAGGTAATGAACATACCCACTATTTGCAAAAATATCAGAGATCTAATCAAGATACTTGTTTAAACCATAGACCTATAGTCTTTAATGGTGATCCTGTTATTGTTGGTCAAGTCTTAGCTGATGGTTCGGCTTGTGAGGGAGGGGAAATAGCACTTGGTCAAAATGTATTAATTGCATACATGCCATGGGAAGGCTACAACTACGAAGATGCAATTCTGGTTAGCGAACGATTGGTTAAAGATGATTTATATACTTCTGTTCATATAGAAAAATATGAAATAGAAGCTCGACAAACAAAGTTAGGCCCAGAAGAAATAACAAGAGAAATCCCAAATGTCTCAGAAGAAAGTCTTGGGAATTTAGATGAAATGGGAATTATTCGTATAGGAGCTTTTGTTGAAAGCGGAGACATTCTTGTTGGAAAAGTTACTCCTAAAGGAGAATCTGATCAACCGCCTGAGGAAAAACTTTTAAGAGCTATTTTTGGAGAAAAAGCTAGAGATGTAAGAGATAACTCTCTTCGAGTCCCCTCAACTGAAAGAGGACGAGTTGTTGATGTCAGAATCTATACAAGAGAACAAGGGGATGAGCTTCCACCTGGAGCAAATATGGTTGTTAGAGTCTATGTGGCTCAACGCAGAAAGATACAAGTTGGGGATAAGATGGCAGGGAGGCATGGTAATAAAGGGATCATAAGTAGGATATTGCCTAGAGAGGATATGCCTTACCTCCCTGATGGCACACCTGTAGATATATGCCTGAACCCCCTAGGAGTTCCAAGTCGAATGAATGTAGGACAAGTATTTGAACTGCTAATGGGTTGGGCTGCCTCAAACTTGGATTGTCGAGTTAAAATTGTCCCGTTTGATGAGATGTATGGACCAGAGATGTCTAATCAGACAGTCCAAGCCTATTTAAAAAAAGCGGCAAAGCAGCCAGGTAAATCATGGACATATAACCCTGAGGACCCTGGGAAGTTACTCCTTACTGATGGTCGAACCGGCGAGCCTTTTGATCAACCAGTTGCTGTTGGTTATGCCCATTTCCTAAAACTTGTACACCTGGTAGACGATAAAATTCATGCTCGTTCCACAGGTCCATATTCTTTGGTTACGCAACAACCTCTTGGTGGAAAAGCGCAGCAAGGTGGGCAGAGATTGGGAGAAATGGAAGTATGGGCACTCGAGGCTTATGGGGCAGCCTACACTTTACAAGAGCTGTTAACTGTCAAGTCTGATGACATGCAAGGGCGTAATGAAGCTCTTAATTCCATCGTTAAAGGGAAACCAATTCCAAGGCCTGGGACTCCTGAATCTTTCAAGGTTTTAATGAGAGAACTCCAGTCATTGGGATTAGATATTGGAGTTTATACAGATGATGGAAAAGAGGTTGATTTAATGCAAGATGTCAATCCACGTAGGAGCACACCAAGTAGACCTACCTATGAATCATTAGGTAAAGAATACGAGGAGTAA